A single Cucumis melo cultivar AY chromosome 4, USDA_Cmelo_AY_1.0, whole genome shotgun sequence DNA region contains:
- the LOC103489952 gene encoding peroxisome biogenesis protein 2, with the protein MVLEALAAASSISSSTSPPSTSNSNLPPPPEDAWTLASQRLLPRWKSLSHSHLSPIPISISKVNQVDAARLDIEMSAMLKEQLVKVFALMKPGMLFQYEAELDAFLEFLIWRFSIWVDKPTPGIALMNLRYRDERSMEIPGKVRTGLEGPGLTVAQKIWYCVVSVGGQYIWTRLQSFSAFRRWGDSEQRSLARRAWLLIQRIEGIYKAAAFGNLLIFLYTGRYRNLVERVLRARLVYGSPHMNRAVSFEYMNRQLVWNEFSEMLLLLLPLLNSSSVRNFLRPFSKEKSTSSAEDDSACPICLASPTIAFLALPCQHRYCYYCLRTRCMATQSFRCSRCSEPVVAMQRHVEGTTTTTNLKR; encoded by the exons GCTTCTCAGCGACTACTTCCACGCTGGAAGTCTCTCTCCCACTCTCACCTG TCGCCAATTCCTATTTCGATATCGAAAGTTAATCAAGTGGACGCAGCACGGTTAGATATTGAAATGTCGGCCATGTTGAAAGAACAGCTGGTTAAGGTTTTTGCTTTGATGAAG CCAGGAATGTTGTTTCAATATGAAGCCGAGCTTGATGCTTTTCTTGAGTTCCTTATTTGGCGGTTTTCAATTTGGGTAGACAAGCCAACACCGGGAATTGCTCTCATGAATTTGCGGTATCGAGATGAACGTTCAATGGAGATTCCAGGAAAAG TCAGAACTGGGTTGGAAGGACCTGGCCTCACAGTTGCTCAAAAGATTTGGTACTGCGTGGTCTCTGTGGGTGGTCAATATATTTGGACTCGATTACAATCATTTTCTGCTTTCCGTAGATGGGGAGATTCAGAGCAG AGGTCATTGGCTAGGCGAGCATGGCTTTTGATACAGCGCATCGAAGGAATTTACAAAGCTGCTGCCTTTGGCAACTTGCTCATATTTCTTTACACAGGAAG GTATAGAAATCTCGTTGAAAGGGTTCTCAGAGCCAGGCTTGTTTATGGGAGTCCTCACATGAACAGAGCTGTAAGCTTTGAGTATATGAATCGCCAGTTAGTCTGGAATGAATTCTCG GAAATGTTGCTACTGCTCCTTCCTCTGCTAAATTCTTCATCTGTAAGAAACTTTCTTCGTCCATTTTCTAAGGAGAAATCGACAAGCTCAGCTGAGGATGACAGTGCTTGTCCAATTTGTTTGGCAAGTCCTACAATTGCATTTCTGGCTCTGCCTTGCCAACACAG ATACTGTTACTATTGCCTCCGGACCCGATGCATGGCAACTCAATCATTTAGATGCTCAAGATGCAGTGAGCCTGTGGTGGCAATGCAGCGGCATGTTGAAGGTACTACTACTACTACAAATCTTAAAAGATGA